The genome window CGGCAGCCCTTGGCGTCAAGGAAAGCCGCCGCGTGCTGGAACTGATCCTCGACGTGCGCGCGCGCGGCCTGCCGATCGTGCTGATCTCCCACAACATGCCGCATGTCTTCGAGGTGGCCGACCGCATCCATATCCACCGTCTCGGCCGGCGTCTCACGGTGATCAATCCCAAGGAATACACCATGTCCGACGCCGTCGCCTTCATGACCGGCGCCAAGGCGGTGCCGACGGAGCCGGTCGCTGCATGACGGCTGGAGTAGACGAAATTGCCGGCGAGGTTCTGAGCCGCGCCGGCAACTCCAGGCGTTTCCTGGTGGCGATCGCCGGGCCGCCCGGTGCCGGCAAATCCACCATGGCCGACAATCTCGCCGACGCCCTGAAGGCAAAAGGTGAGAGCGTCGCGGTGCTGCCCATGGATGGATTCCACATGGACAATGCCATTCTCATCGAACGCGGCCTGCTTGCCCGCAAGGGCATTCCGGAGACCTTCGATGTGCGCGGCTTCCTGGATATCGTCCGCGCGGTTCGCCCCGCTGATCAGGAAGTTCTCGTTCCCGTCTTCGACCGCTCGCGCGAACTTGCGATTGCCTCCGCCCGCCCGATCG of Rhizobium sp. BT04 contains these proteins:
- a CDS encoding nucleoside triphosphate hydrolase, which gives rise to MTAGVDEIAGEVLSRAGNSRRFLVAIAGPPGAGKSTMADNLADALKAKGESVAVLPMDGFHMDNAILIERGLLARKGIPETFDVRGFLDIVRAVRPADQEVLVPVFDRSRELAIASARPIAPEDRFIIIEGNYLLFTQGKWAELDGIFDYTIMLAPPIEVLEERLWDRWRGYKLTEEEASAKVYGNDLPNGRLILENRRPADVTLEIALA